A region of Lacinutrix sp. Hel_I_90 DNA encodes the following proteins:
- a CDS encoding glutamate-5-semialdehyde dehydrogenase: MKLLSSDIKNKVLSTMMKILDRERDTIIKENQLDLKAFDKEDQALYDRLVVNEAKVNGMIQAIKEVQAQDDPVGQEISNITLDSGLNIINKTAPFGTIMIIYESRPDVTIEAAVVAFKANNKILLKGGKEAINSNLILEKCWHEALLENGLSRDWIKLLHLKREETQEFLKNPTEKLDLIVPRGGERLIKFVKDNASCAVLISGRGNNFLYVAEDADWKKTVKVIVNAKTDKISGCNALDKVLVDKNIPDYEAKIKELQTILEKLEVDILVDESLSKVLPEKTKTTDENVWHEEFLAMKILLGEVGDITQAIDIINKYSGGHSSTIMTEDKNNATLFMEQVDNAAVYHNASTRFTDGGQMGVGAELAISTDKLHHRGPLGLKQLVTNKYYVFGDGHIRE; this comes from the coding sequence ATGAAACTTTTAAGTTCAGATATAAAGAATAAGGTATTGAGTACCATGATGAAAATTCTGGATAGAGAACGAGATACTATTATTAAAGAGAACCAATTAGATTTAAAGGCTTTTGACAAAGAAGATCAAGCGCTATATGACAGATTGGTAGTCAATGAGGCTAAGGTAAATGGCATGATACAGGCCATTAAGGAAGTGCAAGCACAGGACGATCCCGTAGGACAAGAAATCTCAAACATTACCTTAGATAGCGGTCTAAACATTATCAATAAGACGGCTCCTTTTGGCACCATCATGATTATTTATGAATCACGGCCTGATGTCACGATTGAAGCAGCTGTAGTTGCCTTTAAAGCCAATAACAAGATATTATTAAAAGGAGGTAAGGAAGCTATAAACTCTAACTTGATTTTAGAGAAATGCTGGCATGAAGCACTTTTAGAAAACGGGCTGTCTAGAGATTGGATTAAGTTATTGCACTTAAAAAGAGAAGAAACCCAGGAATTCCTAAAAAATCCAACTGAAAAGTTAGATTTAATTGTGCCCCGAGGTGGCGAACGCCTTATAAAATTCGTGAAAGACAATGCATCTTGTGCTGTATTAATTAGCGGTCGTGGTAACAATTTTTTATATGTCGCTGAAGATGCCGACTGGAAAAAAACAGTAAAAGTCATCGTAAATGCTAAAACAGATAAAATTTCAGGATGTAATGCACTAGACAAAGTTTTGGTTGATAAAAACATCCCTGATTACGAAGCTAAAATCAAGGAGCTACAAACCATCTTGGAAAAATTAGAGGTCGACATATTAGTTGATGAGTCGCTGTCTAAAGTATTACCAGAGAAAACGAAGACCACCGATGAAAACGTTTGGCATGAAGAGTTTTTGGCTATGAAAATTTTACTTGGTGAGGTAGGAGATATAACACAAGCTATTGATATAATCAACAAGTACTCCGGCGGACATTCCTCAACAATCATGACTGAAGATAAAAACAATGCTACTTTATTTATGGAGCAGGTAGATAATGCGGCAGTATATCACAACGCCTCTACACGATTTACAGATGGTGGCCAAATGGGCGTTGGCGCAGAATTAGCCATAAGCACCGACAAGTTGCACCATAGAGGTCCATTAGGATTAAAACAATTGGTAACCAACAAATATTATGTGTTTGGTGATGGCCATATTAGAGAATAA
- the proB gene encoding glutamate 5-kinase has translation MDIKRVVVKVGTNVLTNKDNRIVGPVLKELVRQIAELYERDIMVILVSSGSAIAGKEVLGDTSITDKSIRRQVYSAVGQPRMMRHYYSLFHDYGMRCAQVLATKRDFDMGKHRENMINCYEGLLSEGVIPIANEDDAVSLTMSMFSDNDELASLVAELLDVDRLIILSDTDGLYTGHPDDDDSVKLNEVKGDQNVEKYVQASEKQEGEGRGGMASKLKIAKGTAKKDIPTYIANGKRKNVIVDIIDNKPIGTKFIN, from the coding sequence ATGGACATTAAAAGAGTTGTAGTAAAGGTAGGTACAAATGTGCTAACGAATAAGGACAATCGTATTGTGGGTCCTGTACTAAAGGAATTAGTGAGGCAAATTGCAGAACTGTATGAGCGTGACATTATGGTGATTTTGGTGTCTTCAGGGTCTGCTATCGCTGGTAAAGAAGTTTTAGGCGATACAAGTATCACCGATAAATCTATAAGAAGACAAGTCTATTCTGCAGTTGGACAGCCAAGAATGATGCGGCATTATTATAGTTTATTTCACGACTATGGTATGCGATGTGCCCAAGTTTTGGCTACGAAAAGAGATTTTGATATGGGAAAGCATCGTGAAAATATGATTAACTGTTACGAAGGCTTATTATCTGAAGGTGTTATTCCTATTGCTAATGAAGACGATGCGGTTTCTTTAACCATGTCAATGTTCTCTGATAATGATGAACTTGCCAGTTTAGTTGCTGAGTTATTAGATGTAGATCGGTTGATTATATTATCTGATACCGATGGTCTTTACACAGGACACCCGGACGATGACGACTCAGTGAAATTAAATGAGGTTAAAGGCGATCAGAATGTAGAAAAATACGTTCAGGCCTCAGAAAAACAAGAAGGTGAAGGTCGCGGTGGAATGGCTTCGAAATTAAAAATAGCAAAAGGTACTGCCAAAAAAGACATCCCAACCTACATAGCCAATGGGAAACGTAAAAATGTTATAGTCGATATCATTGACAACAAACCAATAGGAACAAAATTTATTAATTAA
- the proC gene encoding pyrroline-5-carboxylate reductase, producing MRVLVIGAGNMGLTYAEGMAQSPLLSKHNLRIYDTDPKKIKKLSKLPYFNVFDNLEDCLPKADIVFLAVKPYHCEALFETMKPMTNDHQIFVSLMAGVTLDTIKEQLDKKKVIRTMPNLPAKVGKGVTSYTESKAVSKIELIMVRNLLDTTGTSIHVENENFIDASTGISGSGPAYVFYFMQSMLEAAKKMGFSEHDSKVLVSSTFEGAIELFNQSDISPKTWIERVASKGGTTQAAIDSMDDNNVKQLIEDAAYAAFDRAIELGKK from the coding sequence ATGAGAGTATTAGTAATTGGAGCAGGAAATATGGGTTTAACGTATGCTGAAGGTATGGCACAATCACCATTATTGAGCAAACACAATTTAAGAATTTATGATACCGATCCAAAAAAAATAAAAAAACTAAGCAAGTTGCCGTATTTCAATGTTTTTGATAACTTAGAAGACTGCCTACCAAAGGCCGATATTGTTTTCTTAGCGGTAAAACCTTACCACTGTGAAGCCTTATTTGAAACGATGAAACCAATGACTAATGACCACCAAATTTTCGTGTCATTAATGGCTGGTGTTACGTTAGATACCATTAAAGAACAGTTAGACAAGAAAAAAGTCATTAGAACCATGCCTAATTTACCTGCTAAAGTAGGTAAAGGGGTGACATCATATACAGAATCTAAAGCCGTTTCTAAAATAGAACTTATCATGGTTCGTAATCTTTTAGACACAACCGGGACTTCAATTCATGTAGAAAATGAAAATTTTATTGATGCTTCTACAGGAATTTCTGGAAGTGGTCCTGCCTATGTGTTCTATTTTATGCAATCGATGCTAGAGGCCGCAAAAAAAATGGGCTTTTCGGAGCACGACTCCAAAGTCCTAGTCAGCAGCACTTTCGAAGGCGCAATAGAACTATTCAACCAATCAGATATTTCACCAAAAACATGGATAGAACGGGTGGCTTCAAAAGGCGGAACAACGCAAGCAGCAATTGATTCTATGGATGATAATAATGTAAAACAGCTTATTGAAGATGCCGCTTATGCCGCTTTTGATAGAGCTATTGAATTGGGTAAAAAATAA